Proteins encoded within one genomic window of Pygocentrus nattereri isolate fPygNat1 chromosome 9, fPygNat1.pri, whole genome shotgun sequence:
- the wu:fy63c09 gene encoding SH3 domain-containing protein 19 isoform X2 gives MIKRVSRDAAISCNSCCRSSERLFSHNMAEARTEDEEESLREPRGGGRNPRLATASSEQAERNKPEQRHSSQGALSSIRAVIKRTSNRTTAQTDNSRDRRRPEITILSAEPLATNWFPGASGAFPPPPPPAQPSWASGGLTVQLPPPSYEQVIREKSREQNTQSSSVSSSSSSSPTPRRSTTTIATQTETGSCSPKNRIVPPAHRPPKPPRPSLPIAPKPAEFASAHTCTLIELDKPDLSCTTNTPTTTHGSDILSAPLSEQCGVQTDFTDVPDDLAPLETTPTTTDSSHITNDPPLQHSVKQEVSTRPRPRPRSKAILQPVVKEEVLDQAMTREVKVKTLVRLKDDGSQSVFAGFTDSSSDISSNKYLQELLDAFGYDEQGVQGNQEGESDQSEKSEEDESASESCVASSVPTEPLEPLKRPQPKPRALNPKPVISPKPSEPMQEQKDAKSSSEEKNKQTLNPPVPAPRPLLTNKLSEGNRPDANRLPRPPRPPIAARRSLVPANSEEAPSAHETAAVPPKSLVDDEIVDDQARNSLSAPVKPAPFTSARGSGKCPNGSTQTQVPLQRRPPPPSNPNAQAAVSGVSVSKAPASSVPSLPPRPSEGRLLPLRPPPIKLSKSAGSTHAPATSSQHPSHRVPKRRPPLPPRPKPGHPLYRDYMSKVPQGNTKMNHVGTEPQEHYLQKEELLLVLDDTPLPAQTPSIPGEMKDQVQDVYDDVCPAVRDEPISQQKQNQEMKIDKQKEQKPQPNTDIRCVARFAFEGQEGELMFHEGDVITLIEYVNEEWGRGSFNGHTGLFPLNFVQEVPSSQRKPTPESPEPPVCERENQTGRALYDFTAESEDELCLKMGDIVCSLEEVDEEWFMGEFAGKRGIIPKNYIQVL, from the exons ATGATAAAGCGAGTCAGCAGAGATGCCGCTATAAGCTGTAATTCTTGCTGTCGGAGTTCAGAAAGGCTGTTTTCTCACAACATGGCCGAGGCAAGAACCGAGGATGAGGAGGAAAGTCTGAGAGAGCCCAGAGGAGGAGGACGAAACCCGCGGCTGGCGACTGCATCTtcag aaCAAGCAGAAAGGAACAAGCCTGAACAACGCCATTCCAG TCAAGGAGCTCTTTCTTCTATAAGAGCTGTGATTAAACGGA CGTCCAACAGAACGACTGCCCAGACTGACAACAGCAGAGACAGGCG CCGTCCAGAGATCACCATCCTCTCAGCCGAACCTCTGGCCACCAATTGGTTTCCAGGGGCTTCTGGAGCATTTCCGCCACCACCTCCTCCTGCTCAGCCTTCATGGGCTAGTGGTGGTCTTACAGTTCAG CTTCCCCCACCCTCGTATGAACAGGTGATCAGAGAAAAGAGTCGCGAGCAGAACACTCAATCCTCCTCGGTCTCCTCGTCATCATCCTCATCTCCCACTCCCCGTCGTTCTACTACCACCATCGCCACACAGACCGAAACAGGCTCTTGTAGCCCAAAGAACCGTATTGTTCCTCCAG CTCATCGGCCACCAAAACCACCTCGTCCATCCCTGCCAATTGCTCCGAAACCTGCTGAATTTGCATCTGCACATACGTGCACACTCATCGAGCTTGATAAGCCTGACCTGTCTTGTACCACAAACACTCCAACTACAACACATGGCAGCGACATTCTGAGCGCACCTCTGTCAGAGCAGTGTGGAGTTCAGACTGACTTCACTGATGTCCCTGATGATCTCGCACCCCTAGAGACCACGCCTACTACAACTGACTCCTCCCACATCACCAATGATCCTCCATTACAGCATTCAGTAAAACAGGAGGTTTCAACACGTCCCAGGCCACGCCCTCGTTCCAAAGCCATTTTGCAGCCTGTCGTCAAAGAGGAGGTTCTGGACCAGGCCATGACGCGAGAGGTCAAAGTTAAGACTTTGGTGCGTCTGAAGGATGACGGCAGTCAGAGTGTTTTTGCTGGATTTACCGACAGTTCTTCAGACATTTCCTCAAACAAGTATTTACAAGAACTATTGGATGCCTTTGGTTATGATGAGCAGGGTGTCCAAGGCAACCAGGAAGGCGAAAGTGACCAAAGTGAGAAGAGTGAAGAAGATGAGAGTGCTTCTGAGAGCTGTGTTGCTTCCAGTGTACCAACAGAACCTTTAGAACCTTTAAAGAGACCACAGCCAAAGCCTAGAGCTCTTAACCCCAAACCAGTTATCTCCCCAAAACCGTCTGAACCGATGCAGGAACAAAAGGATGCCAAAAGTTCTTCTGaagaaaagaataaacagacattaaacCCTCCAGTTCCTGCACCCAGACCTTTGCTAACAAACAAACTCTCAGAGGGGAACAGGCCTGACGCCAACAGACTCCCTCGACCCCCTAGACCTCCTATAGCTGCCCGCAGGTCTCTAGTTCCAGCCAACTCAGAAGAAGCTCCGTCTGCACATGAAACTGCAGCAGTGCCTCCTAAATCCTTGGTAGATGATGAGATCGTAGATGATCAGGCCAGGAACTCTTTGTCTGCTCCTGTGAAACCAGCACCATTCACTTCCGCTAGAGGCAGTGGCaaat GTCCCAATGGTTCCACCCAAACACAAGTCCCATTACAGAGGAGGCCTCCACCTCCGTCCAACCCTAATGCACAG gCTGCTGTTAGTGGTGTAAGTGTTAGTAAAGCTCCAGCATCATCTGTTCCCTCACTGCCCCCTCG ACCAAGCGAGGGTAGACTGCTTCCTCTACGTCCTCCTCCAATCAAGCTGTCGAAATCAGCAGGCTCCACTCACGCTCCTGCTACAAGCAGTCAGCACCCAAGTCACAGGGTACCAAAAAGAAGACCACCCCTGCCCCCCAGACCAAAGCCAGGGCATCCTCTCTATAGAGACTACATG agcaAAGTTCCGCAAGGAAATACAAAGATGAACCATGTTGGCACTGAGCCACAGGAACACTACCTCCAG AAAGAGGAACTCCTGCTAGTTCTTGATGACACACCCCTTCCCGCACAAACGCCTAGCATCCCAGGAGAGATGAAAGATCAAGTTCAGGATGTGTATGATGATGTCTGTCCAGCAGTGAGGGATGAGCCCATCTCTCAGCAGAAGCAGAACCAAGAAATGAAGATAGACAAGCAGAAAGAGCAGAAACCCCAGCCAAACACCGACATCAG GTGTGTAGCTCGGTTTGCATTTGAAGGTCAAGAGGGTGAGTTGATGTTCCATGAGGGTGATGTCATCACGCTAAtagaatatgtaaatgaggagTGGGGGCGTGGCAGTTTTAACGGACACACGGGACTTTTTCCTCTGAATTTTGTTCAGGAAGTTCCATCGTCACAAAGAAAGCCTACACCAGAATCACCTG AGCCCCctgtatgtgagagagaaaacCAGACAGGTAGAGCTCTGTATGATTTCACTGCTGAATCTGAGGATGAACTCTGCCTCAag atgGGGGACATTGTCTGCTCCCTGGAGGAAGTGGATGAGGAGTGGTTTATGGGGGAATTCGCTGGGAAACGTGGCATTATTCCAAAAAATTACATCCAAGTGCTCTAA
- the wu:fy63c09 gene encoding SH3 domain-containing protein 19 isoform X1, with amino-acid sequence MIKRVSRDAAISCNSCCRSSERLFSHNMAEARTEDEEESLREPRGGGRNPRLATASSEQAERNKPEQRHSSSQGALSSIRAVIKRTSNRTTAQTDNSRDRRRPEITILSAEPLATNWFPGASGAFPPPPPPAQPSWASGGLTVQLPPPSYEQVIREKSREQNTQSSSVSSSSSSSPTPRRSTTTIATQTETGSCSPKNRIVPPAHRPPKPPRPSLPIAPKPAEFASAHTCTLIELDKPDLSCTTNTPTTTHGSDILSAPLSEQCGVQTDFTDVPDDLAPLETTPTTTDSSHITNDPPLQHSVKQEVSTRPRPRPRSKAILQPVVKEEVLDQAMTREVKVKTLVRLKDDGSQSVFAGFTDSSSDISSNKYLQELLDAFGYDEQGVQGNQEGESDQSEKSEEDESASESCVASSVPTEPLEPLKRPQPKPRALNPKPVISPKPSEPMQEQKDAKSSSEEKNKQTLNPPVPAPRPLLTNKLSEGNRPDANRLPRPPRPPIAARRSLVPANSEEAPSAHETAAVPPKSLVDDEIVDDQARNSLSAPVKPAPFTSARGSGKCPNGSTQTQVPLQRRPPPPSNPNAQAAVSGVSVSKAPASSVPSLPPRPSEGRLLPLRPPPIKLSKSAGSTHAPATSSQHPSHRVPKRRPPLPPRPKPGHPLYRDYMSKVPQGNTKMNHVGTEPQEHYLQKEELLLVLDDTPLPAQTPSIPGEMKDQVQDVYDDVCPAVRDEPISQQKQNQEMKIDKQKEQKPQPNTDIRCVARFAFEGQEGELMFHEGDVITLIEYVNEEWGRGSFNGHTGLFPLNFVQEVPSSQRKPTPESPEPPVCERENQTGRALYDFTAESEDELCLKMGDIVCSLEEVDEEWFMGEFAGKRGIIPKNYIQVL; translated from the exons ATGATAAAGCGAGTCAGCAGAGATGCCGCTATAAGCTGTAATTCTTGCTGTCGGAGTTCAGAAAGGCTGTTTTCTCACAACATGGCCGAGGCAAGAACCGAGGATGAGGAGGAAAGTCTGAGAGAGCCCAGAGGAGGAGGACGAAACCCGCGGCTGGCGACTGCATCTtcag aaCAAGCAGAAAGGAACAAGCCTGAACAACGCCATTCCAG cagTCAAGGAGCTCTTTCTTCTATAAGAGCTGTGATTAAACGGA CGTCCAACAGAACGACTGCCCAGACTGACAACAGCAGAGACAGGCG CCGTCCAGAGATCACCATCCTCTCAGCCGAACCTCTGGCCACCAATTGGTTTCCAGGGGCTTCTGGAGCATTTCCGCCACCACCTCCTCCTGCTCAGCCTTCATGGGCTAGTGGTGGTCTTACAGTTCAG CTTCCCCCACCCTCGTATGAACAGGTGATCAGAGAAAAGAGTCGCGAGCAGAACACTCAATCCTCCTCGGTCTCCTCGTCATCATCCTCATCTCCCACTCCCCGTCGTTCTACTACCACCATCGCCACACAGACCGAAACAGGCTCTTGTAGCCCAAAGAACCGTATTGTTCCTCCAG CTCATCGGCCACCAAAACCACCTCGTCCATCCCTGCCAATTGCTCCGAAACCTGCTGAATTTGCATCTGCACATACGTGCACACTCATCGAGCTTGATAAGCCTGACCTGTCTTGTACCACAAACACTCCAACTACAACACATGGCAGCGACATTCTGAGCGCACCTCTGTCAGAGCAGTGTGGAGTTCAGACTGACTTCACTGATGTCCCTGATGATCTCGCACCCCTAGAGACCACGCCTACTACAACTGACTCCTCCCACATCACCAATGATCCTCCATTACAGCATTCAGTAAAACAGGAGGTTTCAACACGTCCCAGGCCACGCCCTCGTTCCAAAGCCATTTTGCAGCCTGTCGTCAAAGAGGAGGTTCTGGACCAGGCCATGACGCGAGAGGTCAAAGTTAAGACTTTGGTGCGTCTGAAGGATGACGGCAGTCAGAGTGTTTTTGCTGGATTTACCGACAGTTCTTCAGACATTTCCTCAAACAAGTATTTACAAGAACTATTGGATGCCTTTGGTTATGATGAGCAGGGTGTCCAAGGCAACCAGGAAGGCGAAAGTGACCAAAGTGAGAAGAGTGAAGAAGATGAGAGTGCTTCTGAGAGCTGTGTTGCTTCCAGTGTACCAACAGAACCTTTAGAACCTTTAAAGAGACCACAGCCAAAGCCTAGAGCTCTTAACCCCAAACCAGTTATCTCCCCAAAACCGTCTGAACCGATGCAGGAACAAAAGGATGCCAAAAGTTCTTCTGaagaaaagaataaacagacattaaacCCTCCAGTTCCTGCACCCAGACCTTTGCTAACAAACAAACTCTCAGAGGGGAACAGGCCTGACGCCAACAGACTCCCTCGACCCCCTAGACCTCCTATAGCTGCCCGCAGGTCTCTAGTTCCAGCCAACTCAGAAGAAGCTCCGTCTGCACATGAAACTGCAGCAGTGCCTCCTAAATCCTTGGTAGATGATGAGATCGTAGATGATCAGGCCAGGAACTCTTTGTCTGCTCCTGTGAAACCAGCACCATTCACTTCCGCTAGAGGCAGTGGCaaat GTCCCAATGGTTCCACCCAAACACAAGTCCCATTACAGAGGAGGCCTCCACCTCCGTCCAACCCTAATGCACAG gCTGCTGTTAGTGGTGTAAGTGTTAGTAAAGCTCCAGCATCATCTGTTCCCTCACTGCCCCCTCG ACCAAGCGAGGGTAGACTGCTTCCTCTACGTCCTCCTCCAATCAAGCTGTCGAAATCAGCAGGCTCCACTCACGCTCCTGCTACAAGCAGTCAGCACCCAAGTCACAGGGTACCAAAAAGAAGACCACCCCTGCCCCCCAGACCAAAGCCAGGGCATCCTCTCTATAGAGACTACATG agcaAAGTTCCGCAAGGAAATACAAAGATGAACCATGTTGGCACTGAGCCACAGGAACACTACCTCCAG AAAGAGGAACTCCTGCTAGTTCTTGATGACACACCCCTTCCCGCACAAACGCCTAGCATCCCAGGAGAGATGAAAGATCAAGTTCAGGATGTGTATGATGATGTCTGTCCAGCAGTGAGGGATGAGCCCATCTCTCAGCAGAAGCAGAACCAAGAAATGAAGATAGACAAGCAGAAAGAGCAGAAACCCCAGCCAAACACCGACATCAG GTGTGTAGCTCGGTTTGCATTTGAAGGTCAAGAGGGTGAGTTGATGTTCCATGAGGGTGATGTCATCACGCTAAtagaatatgtaaatgaggagTGGGGGCGTGGCAGTTTTAACGGACACACGGGACTTTTTCCTCTGAATTTTGTTCAGGAAGTTCCATCGTCACAAAGAAAGCCTACACCAGAATCACCTG AGCCCCctgtatgtgagagagaaaacCAGACAGGTAGAGCTCTGTATGATTTCACTGCTGAATCTGAGGATGAACTCTGCCTCAag atgGGGGACATTGTCTGCTCCCTGGAGGAAGTGGATGAGGAGTGGTTTATGGGGGAATTCGCTGGGAAACGTGGCATTATTCCAAAAAATTACATCCAAGTGCTCTAA